In Penicillium oxalicum strain HP7-1 chromosome VII, whole genome shotgun sequence, one DNA window encodes the following:
- a CDS encoding Ribosomal RNA small subunit methyltransferase NEP1: MDSASHQEASAESSDRPQAASMQNAAEIKHPRPSKLFPAAIPFLPGRPQHYQQQQQPPQPEELEPHLSPSPSPSPDSMDVEPTGPRRRFTNDGRSPGTQSCPPPELPQLVAEQHAPIPSHDKDTQRLIVILSNASLETYRASSGRAGAKDEKYSLLNSDEHIGIMRKMNRDISEARPDITHQCLLTLLDSPVNKAGRLQIFIHTAKGVLIEVNPSVRIPRTFKRFAGLMVQLLHRLSIRSTNSQEKLLKVIKNPITDHLPPNCRKVTMSFDAPVVRTRDYIESLGPNESIAIFVGAMAKGHDDFADSFKDDTISISNYSLSASVACSKFCHAAEEVWDIL; this comes from the exons ATGGACTCTGCGAGCCACCAGGAAGCCTCGGCAGAGTCATCAGACCGGCCTCAAGCTGCCTCGATGCAAAATGCGGCTGAGATCAAGCATCCGCGCCCGTCGAAGCTTTTCCCCGCGGCGATTCCATTCCTGCCTGGCCGGCCGCAACATtatcagcagcagcagcagccgccgCAGCCCGAGGAGCTAGAACCGCATCTGTCACCTtcaccttcaccttctcctgATAGCATGGACGTTGAGCCAACCGGCCCACGTAGACGATTCACTAACGACGGACGCTCGCCAGGGACCCAGTCATGTCCACCGCCAGAGCTCCCCCAACTCGTGGCGGAGCAACATGCGCCCATTCCATCGCATGATAAAGACACTCAGAGATTGATTGTCATTCTCTCCAATGCCAGCTTGGAAACCTATCGGGCTTCCAGTGGGCGTGCTGGAGCTAAGGACGAGAAGTACTCTCTTTTGAACAGCGATGAGCATATTGGCATCATGCGCAAGATGAACCGAGACATCAGCGAGGCTCGTCCGGATATTACCCACCAG TGCCTTCTCACTCTTCTCGACTCGCCCGTGAACAAGGCTGGTCGCCTTCAAATCTTCATTCACACCGCCAAGGGTGTTCTGATCGAAGTGAACCCCTCCGTCCGCATTCCCCGTACGTTCAAGCGCTTCGCTGGTCTGATGGTTCAACTGCTTCACCGCCTGTCCATTCGCTCGACCAACTCGCAAGAGAAGCTGCTCAAGGTCATCAAGAACCCCATCACCGACCACCTGCCCCCGAACTGCCGCAAGGTGACGATGAGTTTCGATGCGCCTGTCGTTCGGACCCGGGACTACATTGAATCACTGGGTCCCAACGAGAGTATCGCTATCTTTGTAGGTGCCATGGCCAAGGGTCACGATGATTTCGCCGACTCCTTCAAGGATGATACTATCTCCATCAGCAACTACAGCCTCAGTGCCAGTGTCGCATGCAGCAAGTTCTGTCACGCCGCCGAGGAAGTGTGGGACATTCTGTGA